TCTTCGATGATCACACGCTGTTCGTTCTCGAGGTCCGCTTCGTCAAGACTCGGTGCGGTCAGCATATCCGCGATCAGATCGAACGCGTCGTTGATGCGGTCGTCCGTTACTTTGATGACAAAGCCCGTCTCATCATGCGTCGTAAATGCGTCGAGATTGCCGCCAAGGCGGTCCTGTTCGATGGCGATCTGTTTCGCGGTACGCCGCGGCGTGCCTTTGAAAACGCAGTGTTCGATAAAGTGCGTGATGCCGTTCAGCTCCACGGGCTCGTGCCGTGAGCCGACGCGGTAGAAGAAGCCCAGCGTCGCCGACCGCACTCCGGCCATTCGGTCCGTCAGCACGACGATGCCATTTTCTAGACGCGACTCTTGTATGTTTACCTTTGAATTAGCCACTGATAACACGAATTACACGAATGTGCGGTTTAGAGGATGAAGCATTCATATTCCAATTCTTGCTTTCCGAAGTTTAGCAGGTAGGCTAGCCGAAAGCCCGTTGCCTTCAGGTGGTTCAGTGTTTGCGACCGATGAGCGTTCATTAGTCTTTCCGCGGCCTTCAATTCGAGGATGATCGAATCTTCTACCACAATGTCAGCCACATACTCTCCCAAAATGCGGCCGTGAAACTTTACGTTTATCGGCACTTGCTGTTGATAAATGATCCCGTTTTCCTCAAAAAGTACTACAAGAGCGTCCTCGTATATTTACTCGAGAAACCCACAGCCGAGTTCAGTATGAACCTGCATTGCAAGTCCGACGATCCGGTAAGAAAGTTCGCGATGCAGAATTCTGTCATCCATAATTCGTGTGATTCGTGGCTAAACCCCTTTATTGGCTTATAGCATTGAACAGCAGCGGGAATGTCGCCAGGCTTTGGCCGCGGTATTGCGGGCGGAAGCCGAAGAGGATGATCTTGCCTTTGCCGATACGTACCTCGACGAGGGCGGCTTTGCCGGCGATCTTTTCCTGGCCGAGAGCCCAACCCGAGAGCAGGATGTTCTTCGGATCGGACGGGTAGCGGGCGATGATGCGGACGTTCTTGTCTGTACCACCTGCGGTAGCGGGTGGTTGAAATTCAGTGGTCGATCCGTCGTCGTTCACCGGTCGAGTTAAACCACCCGCTACCGCAGGTGGTTCTGACAGTTCAAACGCCGGCGAGTTCTCGAACCAGGCGATCGATTGCTTCGGCATTCCTTTGGCGATCGGGTGTGAGAGGTCGAGTTCGGTGCGGAGGATCGAGCCGGGGATGAAGAAGTCCTTGCGGTCGAGCCCGGCGGTGATGTTCTTTACGGGCAAGTTGAACTGCTCTATTGCAAACAGCGAAGAGCGGTTCAGAAACACAAGCGTCCCGCCCGCCTCAACAAACTTTTTCAAATTTTCAACGCCTTCCTTTCCGACGCCGCCCACATACTCATCCGGCATCGAGCCCTTGCGATGGCCGTTTAGAATGGCGTTCGGCGATTGATCGGGGAAGATAATTGCGTCCGGCCCCCAAAACTTGTCATGGAGTTTTTCCGTTCTAATTTCGGCATCGAGAACCGTATCAAATCGCGGGACATCCGGCTTGAAAATACTCTCTTGAAGCAGCCACCGAGTCCAGCCTTCATCCATACTCGCTACGTACGACTTGTAGGTAGCGACTCTCGGTGGATGACTAACGCCAAAACTGGAGCCCCCCCCCGAACCCGAGCCACTATTTGGCAGCCGATACGAAAACGGTTTGGTGACCGTTGAGAAATTCACATTCATCAAGAGCGAGAGCGTGTGGGCAGTAACGTCGTAGGGAGCAATCGGGTTGCCGGACTGATCCTTTAAATCCGGATAAATCTGTCTCTCAAGGAGTGTTTTAGCGAATTGACCGTAGGGCTGATCCAATCTGATTACGCGCGTTCCCTTCGGTTGAACTACACCATCAATGCGGAAGGGCAAGGGTTCGTCAATCTCGACGCCCCCTCTATCTAGAATCAGCAAGAGTTCGTCTTGTCTCGATTTCTCGTCCAAATGCCTGCCAGTTCCTGAATCTCCCACTTCCTTGATCGGTTCGACTGTCGGTTTAGGTCGGAAAACGAAAGCAAACGGTTCATCCGCCTTCCTCGGTCTCACCGCTTCCTTCCCGATCTCATAAAACCTTGACAGCCATTTCTCGCGATTATCGGCGGCGTGGTCCAGGAGGCTGAAGGCGGTGGCGGTCATGTAGTCGGTTATGTTGCGGAGCTTCCATACGCCGCCCTTCCAGACGGGGCCGAAGTGTGGTGATTCTACTTTTGCGTCGAGGCCGCCGGGTGCTGTGCCGAGTTGTTCGAATTTGACCTCGACCGGCGTCGCGAGGCGGGCGGATGCGGTCTCGCTCAGTATTCTCACTCCGCCGTGATAGTGCGAATAGGCTCGTGCGGGCGTCCAGGCATCGTAGGTCGTGCCGGTGGTGATGCCTTGCAAGCCTTTTTTGCGGAGGTCGTTCGCCATGTAGGTGCCCAGTTCGGTAAAGCCCTCGACGATCTGTTTCGGCACGTTCGGTTCGACCGGAGCCATGTACGGCGGCAGAAATTGGCGGGCACCGTTCGCGCCCTGCTGGTGCACATCGAGCACGATCTGCGGATGCCAGACGTTGTGGATCTTGTCGACCGTCAACTGCGTCTCGACCTGCGTAAAGGCGTACCAATCACGGTTGTTATCGTGGCCGACGTATTTGTGATAAAGCTCAGGCGGATTTGTGCCCTCATACGGCGTGCCGAGCGTTTTGTCGTACCAATTCTTCACGATATCAACGCCGTCCGGGTTCAGCGACGGCACGAGGAGGATTATCGTGTTGTCGAGAATGTTCTTGATGCGTGCGTCGTTGCTGGTCACGAGTTCGTGTGCGATCAACATCGACGACAGATAGCTGCCGACCTCGGTCGAGTGTATGCCAAAAGTGATCAGGACGATGGTCTTGCCGGTGCCGATCAGGCTGCGGGCGGCGTTATCCATGCCGGAACGCATACCGCGTAATTTTCGCGGATCAGCGAGTTTGTCGTTTATGCCCCGGTAATATTCGAGTGCCCGCAGGTTCGCCGCGGAGGAGATGGTCGCGTAAACGAACGGCGCACCCATCGTCGATTTACCGATCTCTTCAAATTTCATCCGATCGCTCGCAGCGTCGAGGCGCTTGAAATAATCGACGGTCTGCGCCCAGCTTGCCAATTTTCGGTCATCACCGGGCGTGAATCCGAGCACGTCCTTCGGCGACGGAATCTGCGCCGAGGCAACGACCGCAAAAAGAAAAATTAAACCGCAGAGACGCAGAGCCACTGAGAAAAGACTTGTGAACATATATCGATAGTTTAGTATAAATTGCCGGAAAATTGCTCAATTTGAAGCCCTCGAAAAATAGGCTTGCAATATCAGCCGAATGGGCGTACATTTCAGCGGTCACGTTATGAAAAACCCATTCCTCGAAAAGTTTCGCCCATACATTCCTGATTCGGTAACAAACCTGCGAGAGCTGACGCCGGGTCCGCTCATCGTCGGAACTCTGTTGGGCGTCATTTTTGGAGCGTCATCGCTGTATTTGGTTCTGAAGGTTGGGCTGACGGTGTCAGCGTCGATACCGGTGGCGGTCATTTCTGTGACGCTCTTCCGTATATTGTCAAAACTCGGTGCACGCGATGCGACGATACTTGAACACAATATCGTTCAGACTACGGGCTCAGCAGGCGAATCCATAGCTTTCGGTATCGGTGTAACGATGCCGGCGATACTGATATTAGGCTTTGATCTCGAGGTTTGGCGGGTAACGATGGTCGCGGTTCTGGGCGGGCTGCTCGGCATCCTGATGATGATACCGCTGCGGCGGGCATTGATCCGCGATCAGCATGGGCTCCTGAAATATCCCGAAGGGACAGCGTGCGCTCAGGTGCTGATAGCAAGCGCATCCGAGGAATCTAAGCAGCATTCCGAGATCGCACAAAAAGGCGAAGCGACGGCGGAAAAGGGCGGCTTTATCATCGCGGCGGGCTTTGGCATAGGCTTTTTGTACAACATCGTGATGAAGGTATTCAGCGGCTGGCGCGAATACCCGACGAAAGAATTTGAAGAGCCTTTTAAGAGCGGCTCTGTCTCGCTCGAGAACAACCCCGCACTGCTCGGTGTCGGCTACATCATCGGGCCGAAGATCGCAGGAATCATGTGCGCCGGCGGCGTGCTTTCTTATTTGGTGCTGATACCGCTTATCCGTTATTTCGGCGAGGGATTGACCGAGCCGCTCGCTCCGTCAACAACGACGCTGATCAAGGACATGGCGATCGAGGGACCAGCAAGCATACAGAGCGAATACATCCTCTACATCGGTGCGGGTGCGGTAACCGCAGGCGGCATTATTTCGCTGATACGCTCGCTGCCGACCATATGGAACGGCATTCGCGGCGGCATCGCGGATTTTCAGGCGAAGCGGGCGAATAATAAAAACGGCGATGCGGCCGTTTTGCCGCGAACCGAACAGGACATTTCGCTGAAATGGGTCGTCATCGGCATTTTGGCGTTGATCATCGTGATCACGCTGATGCCATCGCTGAAAATGAATTTGCTCGGTGCGGTGCTGATCATCATTCTGGGCTTTCTTTTCGTAACGGTCTCGTCACGGCTGACGGGCGAGATCGGCTCGTCGTCAAATCCCATTTCGGGAATGACGGTAGCAACTTTGTTGTTCACATCGTTGGCATTCCTGTTGCTGGGCTGGACAGCGCCTGATCCATATTTCGTAACGGCTTTGAGCGTTGGCGGCATTGTCTGCATCGCGGCGTCGAACGGCGGAACAACGTCGCAGGACCTGAAAACAGGATTCTGGGTCGGCGGCACGCCGTGGAAACAACAGACAGCAATATTGATCGGGGCATTGTCATCGGCATTGCTTCTCGGTCCGATACTGATCCAACTGAATGAATCATCGTCGGTATATCAGCGTGTCGAGCCGGCCGCATTTGCAACAGGCTTTCAGGTGCCGGAGCAGGAACTCGTTCGCGAGGGCGACAAATTCCGTTCGGAGAACGTAGGCGGATACCTCGGCGGACAAGATTCGGCGAATTATCGAGTCTGGCACAATACCGACACCACCCGCGGACCCGCGGGCAAGTTCCTTGTCAATCCGCAAGGCAGGCCCGCGTATTTGGTCGATCCCGGGATAAACGGCGTCATAAAGGAGGCGCAGATCGGTGTCGATTCAAACGGAAACCCTGTTACGCAGTCGGTCGAAAAATACCGTGCTCCAAAAGCGACATTGATGAGTTACATCATTCAGGGGATCTTGAGCCAGAAATTGCCTTGGGCGCTTGTTCTTTTCGGAGTGATGATCGCAATAACGCTGGAACTATGCGGCATTTCGTCGCTTGCATTTGCGGTCGGGCTGTATCTGCCGATCTCGGCATCGACGCCGATATTCTTTGGCGGGCTCGTCCGCTGGGGTGTGGACAAATATCTTAAGAGGAAGTTTGCCGAGAAAGATCTGACAGAAGAGGAGTTCATTGCGGAAACGGACAAGAGCACGGGCGTATTGCTGGCTTCGGGATACATTGCGGGCGGTGCGTTGGCGGGCATAATGATAGCTCTCTCGGCAGTTTATTTCAGTGGCATTGTCGAGACCTTCGGCAAATGGTCAGAGGCGAATAACCCATTTTTCGAGGGTCCCTACGCAGATCTGCTCGGAACAGTGCCTTTCATTGCACTCGCAGTTTTCCTTTATTTTGTTGGTCGGGAACGCATTTTTGGAATCGGCAGATCGAGCGATTAAAATTGTTTTACTTCGTGTCGATAAACGCTACAATAGAAGGGCGGGCTTTCTCCCGCCCTTCTTTTCTGCCGCAA
This sequence is a window from Acidobacteriota bacterium. Protein-coding genes within it:
- a CDS encoding oligopeptide transporter, OPT family translates to MKNPFLEKFRPYIPDSVTNLRELTPGPLIVGTLLGVIFGASSLYLVLKVGLTVSASIPVAVISVTLFRILSKLGARDATILEHNIVQTTGSAGESIAFGIGVTMPAILILGFDLEVWRVTMVAVLGGLLGILMMIPLRRALIRDQHGLLKYPEGTACAQVLIASASEESKQHSEIAQKGEATAEKGGFIIAAGFGIGFLYNIVMKVFSGWREYPTKEFEEPFKSGSVSLENNPALLGVGYIIGPKIAGIMCAGGVLSYLVLIPLIRYFGEGLTEPLAPSTTTLIKDMAIEGPASIQSEYILYIGAGAVTAGGIISLIRSLPTIWNGIRGGIADFQAKRANNKNGDAAVLPRTEQDISLKWVVIGILALIIVITLMPSLKMNLLGAVLIIILGFLFVTVSSRLTGEIGSSSNPISGMTVATLLFTSLAFLLLGWTAPDPYFVTALSVGGIVCIAASNGGTTSQDLKTGFWVGGTPWKQQTAILIGALSSALLLGPILIQLNESSSVYQRVEPAAFATGFQVPEQELVREGDKFRSENVGGYLGGQDSANYRVWHNTDTTRGPAGKFLVNPQGRPAYLVDPGINGVIKEAQIGVDSNGNPVTQSVEKYRAPKATLMSYIIQGILSQKLPWALVLFGVMIAITLELCGISSLAFAVGLYLPISASTPIFFGGLVRWGVDKYLKRKFAEKDLTEEEFIAETDKSTGVLLASGYIAGGALAGIMIALSAVYFSGIVETFGKWSEANNPFFEGPYADLLGTVPFIALAVFLYFVGRERIFGIGRSSD